The following DNA comes from Ornithobacterium rhinotracheale DSM 15997.
AAATACCGAGGAAACATCGTAGGAGGAAAACGCATCATGAAATTGATGGGCTTAGATTTAGGCGAAAACAGAGTGCCGTTTAGAAATGTTACAGCCGAGGAAGAAGCCGCTTTATTAAAAGATTTAGAAGCTATAGATTTCTTTAATAAATGTAACGAACTTTAATATTTTTTGAAATAAAAACAGCAAGCGCGAAACTTTTTCGCGCTTTTTTTGTGATTGAAAAATAGCAGAATTTTAAATTTTTTATTTATTTTTAGTCAAAATTATTTTTCATGGAATCTGGAGTTATTGAACTTTTATTAATTGATTTGATTTTGATGTTATTGCCAGTTGTTTTTTATTTCTTTCCGCCCAAAAAAATGAATTCATTGTATGGTTACAGAACCCTAAAATCTTTTAAAGACCAAAGATCTTGGGATTTTGCACAAAGGTATTCCGCAAAAAGATTGTTGCAGATTTCATTTATAATCATGTTGTTGCAAATAACAATGATACTTTTGGGCGTTGATGCCAATATTGAAAATTCATATTTGTTACTAGTAACATTACTAAGTTATATAATAGGGCTAATTATTTGTGTAATATCAACAGAAATAGCATTAAAAAAACTTCAAGAAAACGCTTAAGATAAATAGGGTGATCTATTTTTGTCATTCCAAACTATAGATTTTTATTCATATTTGTTATTTTGAAATTAATTCAGAATCTTAGTGCGCTAGACCCTGAAACAAGTTCAGGGTGACACGCGTGAGGAAATTGTGCGTGGAGTCATTGCGAATTTGATTTTAAGACCATTGTGTCATTCCGAACTTGATTAGGAATTCATAAAAAAACTCCGCTTATCGCTAAGCGGAGTTTTTTTATTATGATTAAAAACGAATTTTAGTATTGTTGGTAATCTAAATTCATTTCGTCTTCCATTTTAGCATAAACGCCAGAAGTCAATTTTTCGCGAATAGCTTTGAAGGCTTCGATTGTTTCTTTGATTTCGGCATCGGTGTGTGCTGCAGTTGGGATCAAACGCAATAGAATCATTCCTTTTGGAATTACAGGATATACCACGATACTTGTGAAGATTCCAAAGTTTTCGCGCAAGTCTTTTACCAATAAAGTTCCTTCTACGGTGGATCCTTCTAAGAATACTGGCGTAACGCAGGTTGAGGTATTTCCTAAATTGAAACCAGCTTCGCGCAATCCGTTTTGTAATTTATTGGTGTTTTCCCAGAGTTTATCTTTTAATTCTGGCATGGTTTGTAGCATGTCAAGTCTTTTCAATGCACCTACTACGAGTGGCATTGGCAAAGATTTAGCAAAGATTTGAGAACGCATGTTGTATTTTAGGTACTCAATCATTTGTTTTTCGCCTGCTACGAATGCACCAACACTTGCCATAGATTTAGCAAAAGTAGAGAAGTACACATCAATTTCATCTTGCACGCCTTGCTCTTCGCCGGCACCAGCACCAGTTTTGCCCAAAGTACCGAATCCGTGTGCGTCGTCTACCAAAAGTCTGAAATTGTATTTTTTCTTAAGTGCTACCACTTCTTTTAAGTTTCCTTGCTGTCCGCGCATTCCGAAAACTCCTTCTGTGATAACAAGGATTCCGCCTCCTGTTTTTTCGGTGATTTTTTCGGCACGACCTAGCATTTTTTCTAAACTTTCGGCATCGTTGTGTTGGTAAGTAAATCTCTTACCCATGTGTAGGCGAACACCGTCTACGATACAAGCGTGCGAATCGCTATCATACACCACAACATCTTTTGGGCTAAGTAATGCGTCGATGATTGAAAGCATTCCTTGGTATCCGAAGTTTAATAAATAAGCAGCTTCTTTCTGAACGAATTTAGCCAAACGCTGTTCTAGCTCTTCGTGTTTATCAGTCTGTCCAGACATGGCACGCGCTCCCATAGGGTATGCAAGCCCGTATTGTGCAGCCGCTTCGGCATCAGTTTTTCTGATTTCTGGGTGATTGGCAAGTCCCAAATAGTTGTTTAAACTCCAGCAAATTACTTCTTTGCCTTGGAATTTCATTCTTGGGCCAAGTTCCCCTTCAAGTTTTGGGAAGATGAAATAACCTTCGCCATAGTCTGCAAATTGTCCTAACGGACCTCTGTTTTCTTTTATTCTTTCAAAAATATCCATAATTCGTATTTAATTTTATTTTTATGATTCTTGTGTAAGTTTTTTTAAATCTTTGTAGAAAATCTTGTCGAGCATGCGATCTGGAATGAGGTACATCGCAGCTTTAAACATTAATTTTTTTGGAGCCACGACATAGCGTGCTTTAGGTTTTTTAGCTACAAAAGCTTCCCACGCTTTGTCGGCAACAGCTTCCACGGGCAAGCCGATTTTCTCTATTTCGTCTACCGCCTTGTCTAATTGTGCAAAGATTTCACCATAATCGGTGTCTTTATACGGATTTCCGCCTGATTTGGCTTTGCCCCAAATTTCAGTTTTGATTGGTCCTGGCTCAATTAAAACCACCTCTACGCCGTAAATCATAAGCTCTCTTCTGAGTGCATCGTAGATGGCTTCTATGGCGTGTTTAGACGATGAATAAGGTCCTAGCATGGGGCGTGTCATCACGCCAGCGGTAGAGCTAATTTGAATGACTTTTCCTTGCCATTTGGCTTCTTTTGAGGCACCGAGTAGCCACAATAGTTTTTGTGTAAGATATACGGGGGCAAAGACATTTACCTCGTATTGTTGTCTTAATTCTTCAATCGGCACATGCTGAATAGGTCCATATTTGGCAACTCCTGCGTTGTTTACTAGTACGCTCAAGCCTTTTTTGCCCACCACTTTGTGGATTTCTTCCACGGCTTTGTCCACTGCAGGATAATCTGTTGTATCAAAAACTAGCGTGTGAAAAGTATTTGGGTATTTTTCTTCGAAATATTTGGCATCTTCTTTTTTGCGAACGCTCCCGAAGACATACAAGCCTTTGGCTAAAAACTTTTCGCAAATGGCTTTTCCTATTCCAGAGGAAACGCCAGTAACTACTGCATATCTCATAATTTTTTATTTTTTATCGATGTTAAAGCCTTGTTGCGCCATCCAATCGTCGCTGTACACTTTGTTCATGTAGCGAGAGCCATGGTCTGGGAATACCACAACGCTCACGGCATCGGCTGGTAAATTATCCTTGTATTGCAATAATCCTTGCAAAACGGCACCGCTCGTATAGCCGCCCATGATTCCTTCTTGCAGAGCCAATTCGCGTGTGCGGTAGGCACTTTGCTCATCGTTTACTTTTACATATTCATCAATTACCGAAAAATCGGTGGCACCAGGGATTAAGTTTTTGCCCAAGCCCTCGATTTGGTAAGAATGAATTAAACTTTTATCTAATTCTCCCGTTTCGTGATAATGTTTAATCACAGAGCCATCGGCATCTACACCGATGATTTTGATGTTTGGATTTTGTTCCTTTAAATATCTAGCAATTCCTGAAATGGTTCCGCCAGTGCCAGAGCAAGCAAATAAATGTGTGATTTTGCCCTCTGTTTGTTCCCAAATCTCCTTGCCCGTAGAGTGGTAATGGGCTTCGATATTTTTGGGATTAAAGTATTGATTGATGTAAATAGAATTTGGAGTTTCTTCGGCGATGCGTCTTGCCGTTTCGTAATAGGAGCGAGGGTCGTCGGCAGGAACATTGGCAGGGCACATATGCACTTCTGCACCCAATGCTTTGAGAAATGCAATTTTGTCTTCCTTGGTTTTATCGCTCACGGCTACGATACATTTGTAGCCTTTTACAATGGCATTCATAGCAATAGCAAAGCCCGTGTTGCCAGAGGTAGTTTCTACAATCGTGGCACCGGGCTTTAGCAAGCCTTTTTCTTCGGCATCTTCTATAATGTATTTTGCGATTCGGTCTTTGGCAGAATGTCCTGGATTGAACATTTCAAGCTTTGCAAAGACTTCGCCAGGAACCGATTGCGTAATGCGATTGAGGCGCACCATGGGGGTGTTCCCGATGAGTTCAAGTATATTGTTATAAATCTTTTTTGTTTCCACAAAAATGAGTTTTTGTAATTAAAAAGCTAAGGTACGAATTTTAAATGAATGATTGTTCTTTTTGTGCTGTGAAACTTTAGATAATTAATGGTTTTAATCGTAGTAAAATGCAATTATAAAGGTTTTTTAAGGTTTGAGTCTATATTTAAAATGTCCCAAAGCTCTTCAGCTAAGTTTATTAATTTATTATTCAGTTCTGGAATATATTTAATACAATAATCGTCGATATCAATCTCTTCGTAGTCCAAATCTTTACTAACCCGTAGTGCATTATAAAAAAGGTTGCCCATGAGCCTAAAGAAAAGTAAATTGCATTGGTTACCAATCAAATACAATTATGAGCAACCTAGAGGCAAGTTACAATTTTATTTTGAATAAACTAATAGAATTTTCAGGAACTGAAAATTTCTATTTTAAACCAGTGAAACCAAAATTATCTGATATAGAGCT
Coding sequences within:
- a CDS encoding SdpI family protein, whose product is MESGVIELLLIDLILMLLPVVFYFFPPKKMNSLYGYRTLKSFKDQRSWDFAQRYSAKRLLQISFIIMLLQITMILLGVDANIENSYLLLVTLLSYIIGLIICVISTEIALKKLQENA
- a CDS encoding aminotransferase class I/II-fold pyridoxal phosphate-dependent enzyme, whose amino-acid sequence is MDIFERIKENRGPLGQFADYGEGYFIFPKLEGELGPRMKFQGKEVICWSLNNYLGLANHPEIRKTDAEAAAQYGLAYPMGARAMSGQTDKHEELEQRLAKFVQKEAAYLLNFGYQGMLSIIDALLSPKDVVVYDSDSHACIVDGVRLHMGKRFTYQHNDAESLEKMLGRAEKITEKTGGGILVITEGVFGMRGQQGNLKEVVALKKKYNFRLLVDDAHGFGTLGKTGAGAGEEQGVQDEIDVYFSTFAKSMASVGAFVAGEKQMIEYLKYNMRSQIFAKSLPMPLVVGALKRLDMLQTMPELKDKLWENTNKLQNGLREAGFNLGNTSTCVTPVFLEGSTVEGTLLVKDLRENFGIFTSIVVYPVIPKGMILLRLIPTAAHTDAEIKETIEAFKAIREKLTSGVYAKMEDEMNLDYQQY
- a CDS encoding SDR family oxidoreductase, which encodes MRYAVVTGVSSGIGKAICEKFLAKGLYVFGSVRKKEDAKYFEEKYPNTFHTLVFDTTDYPAVDKAVEEIHKVVGKKGLSVLVNNAGVAKYGPIQHVPIEELRQQYEVNVFAPVYLTQKLLWLLGASKEAKWQGKVIQISSTAGVMTRPMLGPYSSSKHAIEAIYDALRRELMIYGVEVVLIEPGPIKTEIWGKAKSGGNPYKDTDYGEIFAQLDKAVDEIEKIGLPVEAVADKAWEAFVAKKPKARYVVAPKKLMFKAAMYLIPDRMLDKIFYKDLKKLTQES
- a CDS encoding PLP-dependent cysteine synthase family protein, translated to METKKIYNNILELIGNTPMVRLNRITQSVPGEVFAKLEMFNPGHSAKDRIAKYIIEDAEEKGLLKPGATIVETTSGNTGFAIAMNAIVKGYKCIVAVSDKTKEDKIAFLKALGAEVHMCPANVPADDPRSYYETARRIAEETPNSIYINQYFNPKNIEAHYHSTGKEIWEQTEGKITHLFACSGTGGTISGIARYLKEQNPNIKIIGVDADGSVIKHYHETGELDKSLIHSYQIEGLGKNLIPGATDFSVIDEYVKVNDEQSAYRTRELALQEGIMGGYTSGAVLQGLLQYKDNLPADAVSVVVFPDHGSRYMNKVYSDDWMAQQGFNIDKK